The proteins below come from a single Gemmatimonadota bacterium genomic window:
- the rsmH gene encoding 16S rRNA (cytosine(1402)-N(4))-methyltransferase RsmH, with protein MGKRSSGIVMGLADSYIHVPVLAGEIADMIVWNSSGTYVDGTIGGGGHARAIMDRLDESGRLIGLDKDLEAVRVSRARLAGGGTPRVEIMHRDFTELASVLKAERIPRVDGLFLDLGVSSYQIDTPGRGFSFQSEGPLDMRMDRGGALTAADIVNGGSRDEIERIIGEYGEERQARSVANAIVRNRAKSPLTSTTGLAETIRSAVRSRWAVKSCARVFQALRIAVNQELDRLRTALDNLLPLLSGRGRFGVISYHSLEDRMVKRTFETWASDCICPPGLPQCVCRHERVAVMHTRRAVVASREEVTANPRARSARFRMIERLPDDQSER; from the coding sequence ATGGGCAAACGCAGCAGCGGAATAGTCATGGGTCTGGCAGATTCGTACATCCATGTTCCCGTTCTTGCCGGGGAAATAGCCGATATGATCGTCTGGAACAGTTCGGGCACATACGTGGACGGAACCATAGGAGGAGGCGGGCACGCGCGCGCAATCATGGACAGGCTTGATGAATCCGGCCGGCTGATCGGGCTGGACAAAGACCTCGAAGCGGTCCGCGTGTCCAGGGCCAGGCTTGCGGGCGGCGGAACCCCTCGCGTGGAAATCATGCATCGTGACTTTACGGAACTGGCGTCCGTGCTGAAAGCGGAACGCATCCCACGGGTGGACGGTCTGTTTCTAGACCTGGGCGTGTCATCGTACCAGATCGATACGCCCGGCCGTGGTTTCTCCTTCCAGTCCGAAGGTCCGCTCGATATGCGCATGGACCGGGGCGGGGCGCTGACGGCAGCCGATATCGTCAACGGGGGTTCCCGGGACGAAATCGAACGGATCATCGGGGAGTACGGCGAGGAACGGCAGGCCCGCAGCGTCGCGAACGCGATTGTCAGGAACCGCGCGAAGTCACCGCTGACCTCCACCACCGGGCTGGCAGAGACGATCAGGTCGGCGGTCCGCAGCAGATGGGCGGTCAAGTCCTGCGCCCGGGTGTTCCAGGCACTGCGCATCGCCGTGAACCAGGAGCTGGACAGATTGAGAACGGCATTAGACAACCTGCTGCCGCTGTTGAGCGGCCGGGGTCGTTTCGGAGTCATATCCTATCATTCGTTAGAGGACCGCATGGTCAAGCGTACGTTCGAAACCTGGGCTTCGGATTGCATTTGCCCGCCGGGTCTTCCGCAATGCGTGTGCCGGCACGAGCGCGTCGCCGTGATGCACACCAGGCGGGCCGTCGTGGCTTCACGGGAAGAGGTCACGGCAAACCCGCGGGCCCGAAGCGCCAGGTTTCGTATGATCGAACGTTTGCCCGACGATCAATCCGAACGCTGA
- the mraZ gene encoding division/cell wall cluster transcriptional repressor MraZ: MVNFLGSYTHTVDHKGRVNVPVKFRKHIRTDEDDTLIITRGLDGCLFVYPIDEWEQIDTRLRELPVTKQNTRVFIRMLSSEAVAVSMDKQGRIALPRQLIERAGIASEVLIVGTLDHFEVWSPKEYKKVMDESGHTYEEIAESLFV; the protein is encoded by the coding sequence ATGGTCAACTTCCTGGGATCATACACGCACACCGTGGATCACAAAGGACGGGTGAATGTCCCTGTGAAGTTTCGGAAGCACATCCGGACCGACGAGGACGATACGCTGATCATAACGCGGGGACTCGACGGATGCCTTTTCGTATATCCGATCGACGAGTGGGAGCAGATCGACACCCGATTGCGCGAACTGCCCGTCACGAAGCAGAACACGCGGGTATTCATCAGGATGCTCTCGTCGGAGGCCGTGGCGGTTTCCATGGACAAGCAGGGGCGCATCGCGCTTCCCCGGCAACTGATCGAACGCGCCGGCATAGCATCCGAAGTGCTGATCGTCGGTACGCTTGACCACTTTGAAGTCTGGAGTCCCAAGGAATACAAGAAGGTGATGGACGAATCGGGACACACCTACGAAGAAATCGCGGAATCCCTGTTCGTCTGA